AGTATGCAAGCTTTTATAGATTAATAAGTTTAGATTTGTCACAACTGTATGAGCTTTGTCTGCAGAAGTTCATGCAAGTTCTTTAAACAACTGGATAAAGTTGCATTTTAATTTGTAAAATTTTAAGAGACTGCTGTGATAACCAAACTggtatattttcttttaaagagtTTGTGGGTACAGAATGCATACGTCATTGAATAGATGCTAAACACGATGGTATATAACAAATTTAGTGCTAATGTTGGTGTCAAGTTGCACCATCTTGAAAAGCACTGTAAAGACATTAGTGGAATCCAAAACTGTTTGGTAAGGAAGGATAAGGGCCCTCAGCCGACAGTGTGATCTGTAAGTATGTATTTCAGTTGTTGCCTCTTACAGAGATGGTGTTTAGAACAAGATCTGAAAAACTACCCTACTTTTTGTAAGTAAAACCAAAGATTACTTCAGTTCAAAGACTAGAGTGAAGTCTTTTCAGCTTGCTTTATGCTTCTGACAACACTTTATATAGGCACATTCCTTTTTGTaggggtctcccctcccccgcttacAAGACACAATATAGGAAAATGGCAGTAGGTTAGTGTTTAATATGAACAGATTTAGAATTGGGTTTTAGTACCACCTAATGCTGGGCCAAAATATGTAAAGAATTATTCTACTACTGAAAGCAAAAACCAAGAAAGGCAGTTCAGTCACTTTACCTCATCTCGTACAATGAGCAACACACAGTGGTAAGTTATTTATTTACTGAACCTACAGTTTTCAAAGAGTCAGTAAAACAAAATGAGACTAACTGAGATGTCAAGCTTGTTTTAAATCTTAACCTGGTTTATAGCAGTAAGTAAACAAGATACAGATTTATGGAATATTAGTAAacaaacccccaccccacacccattGTCCATCACTCCAAACTTCAGGTAACAGATCTTCTTGATGAGTGTTCAGCCACCACTGTAGAACAAGAGAGTTTGATCAGTTTCAAGTAAGACCAAGATCTTAAGTTACATCATCCCATTCTAATTGGAACTAAGTCCCCACTATGCCTTAAAAACAGCACAGACATTACACAGTTCCTTAGTCTCATCTTTGCTCGGAGAGAGTTTTCTTAATTTgaggaaagaacaggagtacttttaataataataataatttgaggaTTATGCCACTCTTGCTGCCAAAGGGGCAGTAAACAGATGTAAAAGGATTACAGTCGCCCTCTTTTCTTTGATTAGATGGGAGAGGTCCTGAAACTTTTGTTGTAATATGCATCCCTACTAGGGAAATGGTTGAGAACAACTTTGCCAAAACGACTGCTTTTTTTAACCAATTAAGAAGTCTTAACTGAAGTGTTTGAAACCTTCAATATCAGTGATTTTTGTAGCGCTACTTACCAGATTGATTTAAGCTTCAATGTTCATATGCAAAAGCTTAATACACAAATTGTGGTATATTGTACAAAAGTTATGTAAAATTGGAAACACTGCTTTACTTTTAATAAAGGTATTTTTAGTACTATTATTTATTAGCTCTGTTGGGTGATTTCTTCCAATACAATCTCAAGACATTAACTTCTCAAAACTATATGCCTCATTTATACTACATTCTCTGCAAGTGTTCAAGCCACTTGGTGAAAtttctaattaaaaattaaagtggAAAGTTAAAAATGCAAAATCCAAACAAACTACTGTACTGCCTAAACATGTGGCAAgtatttactcctgagggaattctgcatattgatattgttttattttgacaaataaagcactccagtttcaattagtttggtaatttatttcaaaatacctgtcaacaataCATACAACGACTAAAAAGATTTTCCCAGGAGTTAAAGAAACCCTCTGACGACCCAGTTCCCCTTGAGGAGTGTTGGAGGGGATTGTGTGGGGTCCCCATATCCCACCTGCATGCACCACCAATTTCTTTACTGTCCCGCCAGGGGACATGGTGTGGTGCGACCCTGCTCTTCCTCACCCTTTGCcagagctgggtctcccaggccctCTCCTGTTCCCAGGAGAATGAGGCTCAAGCTGGGCAGCCACAATGTGCAGCCTCTATCCCCACTGGGCTGGGCACACCACTCACTGTAAGCTGTACTCTGCtgagtccagcagcccctagtggcagccagcagctctgcagcccagtTCCGCAGGGGAAACATGgaattctgcacaaattctgcattgcacagtggtacagaattccccaggagtatTTAAATGTTCAACATTTAGCTTCTAAACATCTTGGGCCATCTTCTCTCATCTACAAGTGCAATGAATAGCACTAAAATTTTGCAGTATATTACTTAGTAAACAAAAGATGAAGCACTAATATCTGAGAGCAAAATTGATTTACTGAAAACTCCTGAATGTTTGCAAGATATAGATGAAGTTGCTGAAGTGCTCACTATACTGTACTATAGTGatgggggccacataagtacttGGATAAATGAATACCAAAGCGGCCTTATGATTATGTTCATTGAAATACTAAGTTTAGTTATCAATACAACTCTGAACACTTTGTTATTCATGTTCTGATACTGGCATTACCATTTTATCAGATTTACTTACACAATGATGTTGTTGATAGGGATATGGATCAATTTCACAAAGAAACCAATAAATCCCATTATCGCAAAACCTATTGCTGTTGCCATGGCAATCTTCTGGAATTCTGCAATTTAAGAAGTTATAGGTTTTAGTCCTGTAAATTTAAACCTACCACTTAAAATGCAGTAGATTAGGTTACTACAATGACCATGGAGagatttgtgcctttgaaagttTCTCCCAATGTTAAGATAAAAGGCACTTTAGAAGTGCCTTTTAGATGGTAAATGCCCAGAGACAAAGACACCG
Above is a genomic segment from Emys orbicularis isolate rEmyOrb1 chromosome 2, rEmyOrb1.hap1, whole genome shotgun sequence containing:
- the SEC61G gene encoding protein transport protein Sec61 subunit gamma, producing MDQVMQFVEPSRQFVKDSIRLVKRCTKPDRKEFQKIAMATAIGFAIMGFIGFFVKLIHIPINNIIVGG